A stretch of DNA from Salvelinus sp. IW2-2015 unplaced genomic scaffold, ASM291031v2 Un_scaffold7671, whole genome shotgun sequence:
TCATTCTCAGAGAGACTCATAGCTGTCTAAACGGCATCATCCGCTGAGTTAGTCATTCTCAGAGAGACTCATATACAGTGTCTAAACGGCATCATCCGCTGAGTTAGTCATTCTCAGAGAGACTCATAGCTGTCTAAACGGCATCATCCGCTGAGTTAGTCATTCTCAGAGAGACTCATATCATAGCTGTCTAAACGGCATAACCGCTGAGTTAGTCATTCTCAGAGAGACTCATAGCTGTCTAAACGGCATCATCCGCTGAGTTAGTCATTCCAGAGAGACTCATATCATAGCTGTCTAAACGGCATCATCCGCTGAGTTAGTCATTCTCAGAGAGACTCATATCATAGCTGTCTAAACGGCATCATCCGCTGAGTTAGTCATTCTCAGAGAGACTGCcatagggttagaggtcagaggttaccTGCTGGGGCTGGTATGTAAGGAGGAACTCATGGTCCTGTAGGGGGGTTAGCAGGCCGGAGGCGGGGCTGACGTGGAACACGTCGTCATTGGCCAAGTGGTACTGGATGTGGGCGGGGTCAGGGATCTCCCCAGGGAGGAGGAGCTGCAAGTTGGGCTGCATGATCTGCCAATGGAATGCCAGCTCCAAgtgactgacacacagacagagagacagacagagacagagagacagacagatagaaagacagatagatagacggacggagagagagcgagagagagacaccgacacacagcgagagagagagacagggagacagatacagagagagagaaagacagacagacagacaaatacagacagacagcgagacagacagacagcgagacatacaaacagacagaaacagacagagacagagagagacagagagagacagacagaaacagacagagacagagagagacagagagagacagacagaaacagacagagacagacagagacagacagagacagacagagacagacagaaacagacagagacagagacagagacagagagagacagagagagacagagagagacagacagagacagaaacacagagagagagagagagagagagagagagaaagagagagagagagagagagagacaaaggtgaGTAACACATCTAAAGAAAAAGTATTCCACAGAAAGACAGATTTATACAAACATTACATTTGGAAAGGGGTTCTAAGTGTTTAAGGGTCAGGGCAGGTAGCTGGTCTAACGTGTTGTTGCTGATGGTGGGTAGTTTAAGGGCAGGTAGCTGGTCTTACGTGTTGTTTCTGATGGTGAGGGTCTTCTGTTGGACGGAGTGAGGGTTGGCAGGGGGGAAGCGGACATAGTGTTCAGCTGTGACGTCACAGAGTTCTCCGAGAGCAGGGACCTCTTcttccccagacacacacaccagctccaGACCTATCAGCTGGCCCTGACCTGGAGACAGATACACACCAGCTCTAGACCTATCAGCTGGCCCTGACCTGGAGACAGATACACACCAGCTCTAGACGCTAATCAGCTGGCCTGGACCTGGAGACAGATACACACCAGCTCTAACCTATCAGCTGCCCTGACCTGGAGAACAGATACACACCAGCTCTAGACCTATCAGCTGGCTGAACCTGGAGACAGATACACACCAGCTCTAGACCTATATGCAGACTGGTCCCTGACCTGGAGACAGATACACACCAGCTTCTAGACCTATCAGCTGGCCCT
This window harbors:
- the LOC139027139 gene encoding deleted in lung and esophageal cancer protein 1-like, which produces QGQLIGLELVCVSGEEEVPALGELCDVTAEHYVRFPPANPHSVQQKTLTIRNNTHLELAFHWQIMQPNLQLLLPGEIPDPAHIQYHLANDDVFHVSPASGLLTPLQDHEFLLTYQPQQVTSDL